One stretch of Rosistilla oblonga DNA includes these proteins:
- a CDS encoding tetratricopeptide repeat protein: protein MNCTHKTITTFAPRLILDGVLLLIVCFVVGCDSEIDIYPPAPFEHVGEGFPEIIALTSEPLVDDQPAFDEYWERRTAVFEKARNETILAEAPEIEKDLFDAAHDENFALARKLADQVLQENPDSLVGLYAMAHVEAYAENDFAYALNSIRRARAQAEAMGRRNPRDPIGQEWYIWILATEWHILFSLDRSEEVIAAAERIEQIYAPVPWMKDFSLIKLERFDEARAEIAKYRGLGTFDLDADNSVMVIEDKLKRRESSLEAARAMCQRFPERRVLQYNLGLAAISNASFAEAEQAFLAAAAATDDSASTTPYVPLAALLVQQGRFPEALDALKQAQIDRGQREPYTLHNDEANTNLAIASVLLAYNEADLALRFARRATESPDRAGSTSINERELRISDGLVLWTIQKYAREELQEQLSIGAVPSAAALAQLAGLQSALWQTKQKFTSELIHSLTVDLVRPHRAGGIGIESQILSWHQFMLLDLIPLGVLEVALSAAEKGETPDWVSPYQQAIRAGIRLRKHDDAEALRLATAALEELPPRAEKVFRGFVAAIAGQAAWRLDQPDEAIGHWSTAMRDFPQAFRLLDIQIPIRLSHQGSDLEQKVVATLAASSRFFEDPRGCEIIVRPFQDQQLLIEMFRNDRSRHLEILVPISSEEGFVETTVELFHQRFFQPLVELTQADLGSLDGSPVAARMRREVDQLLSDFIQAEQPSNDPEPQSDPM from the coding sequence ATGAACTGCACCCACAAGACCATCACGACGTTCGCGCCGCGTCTGATTTTGGACGGGGTGCTTCTTTTGATCGTGTGTTTCGTTGTCGGCTGCGACAGCGAAATCGACATCTATCCGCCCGCTCCCTTCGAACACGTCGGAGAAGGATTCCCGGAGATCATTGCGCTGACTAGCGAACCGTTGGTGGACGACCAACCGGCATTCGACGAGTACTGGGAGCGAAGGACTGCGGTTTTCGAAAAGGCACGAAACGAGACGATCCTGGCGGAGGCACCAGAAATCGAAAAGGATCTCTTCGACGCAGCCCACGATGAGAACTTCGCGTTGGCTCGCAAGTTGGCCGATCAGGTTCTACAAGAGAATCCCGATTCGCTTGTCGGTCTGTACGCGATGGCTCACGTGGAAGCCTACGCCGAAAACGACTTCGCCTACGCGCTCAATTCGATCCGCCGAGCGCGAGCTCAAGCCGAGGCGATGGGGCGACGCAACCCACGCGATCCAATCGGGCAGGAGTGGTACATCTGGATTCTCGCGACCGAGTGGCACATCCTGTTTTCGCTGGACCGGTCCGAAGAAGTCATCGCGGCGGCGGAGCGAATCGAACAAATCTATGCGCCGGTCCCTTGGATGAAAGATTTTTCGTTGATCAAGCTGGAACGCTTCGACGAGGCCCGCGCGGAGATCGCGAAGTATCGCGGATTGGGGACGTTCGACCTCGATGCCGACAATTCCGTGATGGTCATCGAAGACAAACTGAAGCGACGTGAGTCGAGCCTGGAGGCGGCGCGAGCGATGTGCCAACGGTTCCCCGAACGCCGCGTGCTGCAATACAACCTCGGCTTGGCCGCCATCTCCAACGCGAGTTTTGCTGAAGCGGAGCAAGCGTTTTTGGCGGCGGCCGCGGCGACCGATGACTCAGCCAGCACGACACCTTACGTCCCTTTGGCGGCATTGCTGGTTCAACAGGGACGTTTTCCCGAAGCGCTCGACGCCCTCAAGCAAGCCCAGATCGATCGCGGACAACGCGAGCCCTATACGCTCCATAACGACGAGGCGAATACCAACTTGGCGATCGCGTCGGTCCTGCTCGCGTACAACGAAGCGGACTTGGCATTACGGTTCGCGCGTCGCGCCACCGAATCGCCCGATCGCGCCGGTTCGACCTCCATCAACGAACGCGAGCTACGGATTTCGGACGGCTTGGTCCTCTGGACGATTCAAAAATATGCGCGCGAGGAATTGCAGGAGCAGCTGTCGATCGGCGCTGTGCCGTCGGCCGCCGCACTCGCTCAACTAGCCGGCTTGCAATCCGCGCTGTGGCAGACGAAGCAGAAGTTCACAAGCGAACTGATCCACTCGCTGACCGTCGACCTGGTCCGTCCGCACCGGGCGGGCGGTATCGGGATCGAATCGCAGATCCTGTCGTGGCACCAATTCATGCTGTTGGATCTGATTCCGCTGGGCGTTTTGGAAGTCGCCCTCTCCGCCGCCGAAAAGGGAGAGACACCGGATTGGGTATCGCCCTATCAGCAAGCGATCCGAGCGGGCATCCGGCTGCGGAAGCACGACGATGCCGAGGCGCTGCGACTGGCAACCGCTGCGCTCGAAGAATTACCGCCGCGCGCCGAAAAGGTATTCCGTGGCTTCGTCGCTGCGATCGCGGGACAAGCCGCATGGCGGCTGGATCAACCCGACGAAGCGATCGGACACTGGAGCACCGCGATGCGCGATTTCCCGCAAGCGTTCCGATTGTTAGATATCCAGATCCCAATTCGGCTGAGCCACCAGGGTTCCGACTTGGAACAAAAGGTCGTCGCGACATTGGCGGCATCGAGTCGTTTTTTTGAAGACCCTCGCGGTTGCGAAATCATTGTTCGCCCGTTTCAGGACCAACAGCTATTGATCGAAATGTTCCGCAACGATCGTTCGAGGCATTTGGAAATATTGGTTCCGATCAGCAGCGAAGAGGGCTTTGTCGAAACGACGGTCGAGCTGTTTCATCAGCGATTTTTCCAGCCGCTTGTCGAATTGACACAAGCCGATCTGGGATCGTTGGATGGATCGCCTGTCGCAGCTCGGATGCGAAGAGAAGTCGATCAATTGCTCTCCGACTTTATCCAGGCGGAACAACCGAGCAATGATCCGGAGCCGCAAAGCGACCCGATGTAA
- a CDS encoding DUF1552 domain-containing protein: protein MIHNQQINRRIMLRGLGVAMGLPLLEAMTPMARSVMAAPSSKTMPTRMACVFFPNGVIVPKWRPAKGPELVLGESLQALQPLKHKLTMVSGLALDNGRAKKDGAGDHARAGSTFLTAARPVKTSTDIKVGVSVDQLAAQQIGQETRLASIELGVLGSRNAGSCDSGYSCAYSSNVSWRSENQPAAKETVPRLAFERLFGTGDNAATRERDFYRKSILDVVAQDARKLDKKLGTTDRRKIDEYFTGVRELERRIEMTEAEDRKGVPDLELPHGRPKQFVEHADLMSDLMVVAFQTDATRVATFMLDNAGGNRSYPDIGVNDGHHQISHHSNHEGKVANLQKIDAHLAERLAYFLQKLDSVQEAGGTLLDHSMVLYGSGLSDGNRHRHEDLPIVIAGGARGRIKTNRHIELGEETPMANLFMSMLDIVGAPVESIGDSTGRLDQLTTS, encoded by the coding sequence ATGATACATAATCAACAAATCAACCGACGAATCATGTTGCGTGGCCTGGGAGTCGCGATGGGGTTGCCGCTGCTCGAAGCGATGACGCCGATGGCTCGTTCGGTGATGGCTGCACCGTCGTCGAAAACGATGCCGACGCGAATGGCCTGCGTCTTCTTTCCCAACGGTGTAATCGTTCCGAAATGGCGCCCCGCCAAGGGACCGGAGTTGGTGCTCGGGGAATCGTTGCAGGCGCTGCAACCGCTGAAGCATAAGCTGACGATGGTTTCTGGCTTGGCATTGGACAACGGTCGCGCGAAGAAAGACGGTGCCGGGGATCATGCCCGTGCCGGTTCGACCTTCCTGACCGCCGCTCGCCCGGTGAAGACATCGACCGACATCAAGGTCGGCGTCTCGGTCGATCAATTGGCGGCACAACAGATCGGTCAAGAGACACGTTTGGCATCGATCGAACTGGGTGTTCTAGGCAGCCGCAACGCCGGTAGTTGCGACTCCGGTTACAGTTGTGCCTATTCGTCCAACGTCAGCTGGCGAAGCGAGAATCAACCGGCTGCCAAAGAGACCGTGCCGCGGTTGGCTTTCGAGCGACTGTTTGGAACCGGCGACAACGCAGCAACGCGAGAACGCGACTTCTATCGCAAGAGTATCTTGGACGTCGTTGCTCAGGATGCCCGCAAGCTGGACAAGAAGCTGGGGACGACCGACCGCCGCAAGATCGACGAATACTTCACCGGCGTTCGCGAGCTGGAGCGACGGATCGAAATGACCGAAGCGGAAGACCGCAAGGGCGTTCCCGATCTGGAACTACCGCACGGGCGACCGAAGCAATTTGTCGAACACGCCGACCTGATGTCCGATCTGATGGTCGTCGCGTTCCAGACCGATGCGACGCGCGTGGCGACGTTCATGTTGGATAATGCCGGCGGCAACCGTAGCTATCCCGACATCGGCGTGAACGATGGCCATCACCAGATCAGCCATCACAGCAACCACGAAGGGAAGGTTGCCAACCTGCAGAAGATCGACGCTCACTTGGCCGAACGGTTGGCTTACTTCCTGCAAAAACTCGACTCGGTTCAAGAGGCGGGCGGAACGCTGTTGGATCATTCGATGGTCCTGTACGGCAGCGGATTGAGCGATGGAAATCGTCACCGTCACGAAGACTTGCCGATCGTGATTGCCGGCGGTGCCCGCGGTCGCATCAAGACGAATCGCCATATCGAACTGGGCGAAGAGACACCGATGGCGAATCTGTTCATGTCGATGCTCGATATCGTCGGAGCTCCCGTCGAATCGATCGGCGACAGCACCGGACGTCTCGATCAATTGACGACGTCGTAA
- a CDS encoding DUF1592 domain-containing protein translates to MYKLRFLFGLLLSQCLAATALRGDDLWPAQAVPLLEKYCFDCHSNDTQEAEVNLEGFAAAESLIAAESMWKETIKQVEFGSMPPGDMDQPTDEERKTLLALIEGALYGDDCDLDAKPGKVTVRRLNRNEYNNTIRDLFGVTIRPADAFPSDEVGAGFDNNGDVLTLPPMLLEKYVEAAETVAAVAVTDPKTLTKIDARWQSDKVQIKGNYTTNNFEIHTIDGDGEIYGEFESPYDGDYGLIVEAAAVEKDSTVTLEAFLDGETSLGKTTFKFRDSTGGVHRQTLKVKLTKGKHTIDIRAVKSDEKKSDEKKSDEKKSDEKKSDEKKSDEKKSDEKKDDEKKDDEKKDDEKKDDDTLPKFRMRGMYFEGPYGIPKERLSGTHWQLLRHRPQRNKRSTLDAAKENLKDYLPLAFRSPVDDETVARYAALVDVAVQREETFERGMQVAITASLLSPRFLFRSELPSEGAKPGELVALDPYQLASRLSYMFWASMPDNRLRDLAKQGKLTDEAVLRSEVKRMLAEPKGEALVENFADQWLGLRNLSGLAPDPKQFPKFDEKLREAMIQETRLTFTDCMRGDGSVLSLLDSQDTFLNERLADHYGIEGVEGDEFRRVSLKGTGRKGILTQASILMLTSNPTRTSPVKRGKWVMENILGTPPPDPPAGVPELEATNESNPDAPLREQLAIHRDNAMCASCHRVMDQIGFSFEHFDVTGQWRDRDGKHPIDASGTLPSGESFDDAQQMIAMLRETRGTMFVTELTRRLMTYALGRELTRQDECVVEDIVAATEADGWKFRDIATAIVLSRPFRYQTAPVLEDENDDT, encoded by the coding sequence ATGTATAAGCTCCGATTTCTGTTTGGCCTATTGCTATCACAGTGCTTGGCTGCAACGGCGCTCCGCGGCGATGACCTATGGCCCGCCCAAGCGGTTCCGTTGCTGGAGAAGTACTGTTTCGATTGCCACAGCAACGACACGCAGGAGGCGGAAGTCAATCTGGAGGGCTTCGCGGCTGCGGAGAGTTTGATCGCTGCGGAGAGCATGTGGAAAGAGACGATCAAGCAGGTCGAATTCGGTTCGATGCCTCCGGGCGATATGGACCAGCCCACCGACGAAGAGCGAAAGACTTTGCTGGCGCTGATCGAGGGGGCGCTTTATGGCGACGATTGCGATCTCGATGCCAAACCGGGGAAGGTGACCGTTCGGCGGCTGAATCGAAACGAATACAACAACACGATCCGCGATCTGTTTGGCGTGACGATCCGTCCCGCCGACGCGTTCCCATCGGACGAGGTGGGAGCTGGCTTCGACAACAACGGCGACGTGCTGACCCTGCCGCCGATGCTGTTGGAGAAATATGTCGAAGCGGCGGAGACGGTTGCTGCCGTCGCCGTCACCGATCCGAAGACGCTGACCAAGATCGACGCCCGCTGGCAATCCGACAAGGTCCAGATCAAAGGCAACTACACGACAAATAACTTTGAAATCCATACGATCGATGGCGATGGCGAGATCTACGGCGAGTTCGAATCGCCCTACGACGGCGATTATGGATTGATCGTCGAAGCCGCTGCGGTTGAAAAAGATTCGACGGTCACGCTCGAAGCTTTCCTCGATGGCGAGACTTCGCTCGGCAAGACGACCTTCAAATTCCGCGATAGCACCGGTGGCGTCCATCGCCAAACGCTCAAAGTGAAGCTGACCAAGGGAAAGCACACGATCGACATTCGCGCCGTCAAGAGCGACGAGAAGAAGAGCGACGAAAAGAAGAGCGACGAAAAGAAGAGCGACGAGAAGAAGAGCGACGAGAAGAAGAGCGACGAGAAGAAGAGCGACGAGAAGAAGGACGACGAGAAGAAGGACGACGAGAAGAAGGACGACGAGAAGAAGGACGACGACACGCTGCCGAAGTTCCGGATGCGTGGGATGTACTTCGAAGGTCCTTACGGGATTCCTAAGGAGCGACTTTCGGGAACGCACTGGCAACTGCTTCGCCATCGCCCCCAACGAAACAAACGGTCGACACTCGATGCTGCCAAAGAGAATCTGAAAGACTATCTGCCGCTGGCGTTCCGTTCGCCCGTCGACGACGAAACCGTCGCTCGTTATGCGGCGCTTGTCGATGTCGCTGTCCAACGCGAAGAGACTTTTGAACGGGGCATGCAAGTCGCGATCACCGCGTCGCTCCTTTCGCCTCGCTTCCTGTTCCGCAGCGAATTGCCAAGCGAAGGTGCGAAGCCGGGCGAACTGGTCGCACTGGATCCGTATCAATTGGCCAGTCGGTTGTCCTACATGTTTTGGGCTTCGATGCCCGACAATCGGCTCCGCGATCTTGCCAAGCAGGGAAAATTGACCGACGAAGCGGTGCTGCGAAGCGAAGTCAAACGGATGCTCGCAGAGCCCAAGGGGGAAGCGTTGGTGGAGAACTTCGCCGACCAATGGCTCGGCTTGCGAAACCTCAGCGGTTTGGCTCCCGATCCAAAGCAGTTCCCCAAATTCGACGAAAAGCTGCGCGAGGCGATGATCCAGGAGACGCGTCTGACGTTTACGGATTGCATGCGAGGCGATGGCAGCGTGCTGAGCCTGTTGGATTCGCAAGACACCTTCCTGAACGAACGTTTGGCCGATCACTACGGTATCGAAGGCGTTGAGGGCGATGAATTCCGCCGCGTCTCGCTGAAGGGAACCGGTCGCAAGGGAATCCTGACTCAGGCCAGCATCCTGATGCTGACCAGTAACCCCACCCGCACCTCGCCGGTGAAGCGAGGCAAGTGGGTGATGGAGAACATCCTTGGTACGCCGCCGCCGGATCCACCCGCGGGCGTTCCCGAATTGGAGGCGACTAACGAGTCGAATCCCGACGCTCCGCTACGCGAGCAATTGGCGATCCATCGCGACAATGCGATGTGCGCCTCGTGCCACCGCGTGATGGATCAGATCGGCTTCAGCTTCGAACATTTTGATGTCACCGGGCAGTGGCGAGATCGCGATGGGAAACATCCGATCGACGCCTCCGGAACGCTCCCTAGCGGAGAATCGTTCGACGATGCACAGCAGATGATTGCGATGCTGCGAGAGACTCGCGGCACGATGTTTGTAACCGAACTCACCCGGCGATTGATGACCTACGCACTTGGCCGCGAATTGACGCGGCAGGACGAGTGTGTGGTGGAAGATATCGTCGCGGCGACCGAAGCGGATGGCTGGAAATTCCGGGACATCGCGACGGCGATCGTGTTGAGTAGACCTTTCCGATACCAAACGGCCCCTGTTCTCGAGGATGAAAACGATGATACATAA
- a CDS encoding lipase family protein produces the protein MFAELSMISYNDEREAREAAEAIGFTTVKFFNNDGSQAYQFANDYDCVIASRGTEPNEWNDIQADANAATVLAETAGRVHRGFKKEVDDLWPMLEVVLKKNDRPLWFCGHSLGGAMATICAGRCFLSYIASNPEELYTFGSPRVGDRRYVNYVKLTHYRWVNNNDIVTRVPPTWLGYRHRGNEIYLDYQGRIRKLEGWWRTQDRLHGFLRGLRKFNIDHFSDHLIHMYIEAILRATYEEEGISEPPEPVKLAPPAPHLPESQPSRSTTK, from the coding sequence TTGTTCGCCGAACTCTCGATGATCAGCTACAACGACGAGCGAGAAGCCAGGGAAGCGGCCGAGGCGATCGGCTTTACCACCGTTAAGTTTTTTAACAACGATGGCTCCCAAGCCTACCAATTTGCCAACGATTACGACTGCGTAATCGCGTCGCGGGGGACCGAACCCAACGAATGGAACGACATCCAAGCCGATGCCAACGCAGCGACGGTCTTGGCCGAGACCGCGGGCCGCGTCCACCGCGGCTTCAAAAAAGAGGTCGACGATCTGTGGCCGATGCTCGAAGTAGTGCTCAAAAAAAATGATCGGCCACTGTGGTTCTGCGGCCATTCGCTCGGCGGCGCGATGGCGACGATCTGCGCAGGGCGATGCTTCTTGTCTTACATCGCTAGCAATCCCGAAGAGCTTTATACGTTTGGCAGCCCACGTGTCGGCGACCGGCGCTACGTAAACTACGTCAAACTGACGCACTACCGCTGGGTCAACAACAACGACATCGTCACCCGCGTGCCACCGACGTGGCTGGGATATCGGCACCGGGGCAACGAGATCTATCTCGATTACCAGGGCCGAATCCGCAAGCTCGAAGGCTGGTGGCGAACTCAAGATCGCTTGCACGGATTTTTGCGTGGCTTGCGGAAATTTAACATCGACCACTTCAGCGATCATTTGATTCATATGTACATCGAGGCGATCTTGCGAGCGACGTACGAGGAGGAGGGAATCAGTGAGCCGCCCGAGCCGGTCAAGCTCGCCCCGCCAGCACCTCATCTGCCCGAGAGCCAGCCCAGCCGCTCGACGACGAAATAA
- a CDS encoding DUF11 domain-containing protein — MRPLRDLLLGKSKKTTSKKKRARRGLRLESLEGRQLLAADFGGITGTVYNDLTDNGLTGDDLAPSTVTLYLFRDGGNGTFDSTAGVAGGDDVLVDTQTTDANGEYAFDRLIEGDYFVERILPAGLIAKPGSDVSAMTSITASEASGVDAGVQVDDFSEGSQSLEADAGTTSDQGFFSAPAGSQSILGRERDLMLNYTSGFRVNLDVDTNAGVLTYSSTSGAFGGYTVDYDGIDGSSSLDATGLGGVDLTNAGSADQLMVMMGADIAGVPITITVYTDAANFSTFSTVVPVTAGGVASDELLIPMTAFDTNQTGTGADFSNVGAIRAEISGAAAFDSQVSVVGTVGQTNKTVDFALYEPLTLGDLVWDDLNNNGLFDSATESGIGNVAVNLYEDTDGNGAFTPGTDLLADSTTTNASGIYTFTNLLPGDYIVQLAESNFGTGGTLNNFVSSSGVADPNNDVNDDDNGEALAGYGIVSAAITLLANSEPSTDGDADNDTNLSLDFGVVSTLDIQIVKSLSTTTPNAVAGDELTYVLTVTNAGPIDGTGVTVTDTLPASLSIVSATTSQGSVTSNGNGLTANLGDLASGATATITVVTTLAASATGTVSNTANVTSNETDSDPTNNQSTVVNTISQETDLSITKTDVGDPTSPGNTIDYTLTVTNNGPSNATGVVVTDNLPTGVTFVSGTGSQGTVTNNNGVITANVGNLASGSTATVSIRVSVASGTTGTISNQATVTGNENDPITNNNSSSTTTTVQLASLSGFSYVDADNDGVFDAGETPLEGTTVQLIGTDLLGGVVSRTTVTDATGAYAFDNLNPGTYRVVETQPAGYRDGIVTAGTGADNNGTAGSGMIDGIVLGTGDAAVNFNFGELLEMSKRRFLASFVNGQ, encoded by the coding sequence ATGCGTCCATTGCGTGATCTACTGCTTGGCAAGTCGAAAAAAACCACCTCGAAGAAGAAGCGGGCTCGCCGTGGGCTGCGACTCGAATCGCTCGAGGGGCGGCAACTGTTGGCCGCCGACTTCGGCGGGATCACCGGCACCGTCTACAACGATTTGACCGACAACGGCCTAACCGGCGACGATCTCGCACCATCGACGGTGACGTTGTACCTGTTTCGCGATGGCGGCAACGGCACCTTCGATTCCACCGCCGGCGTGGCCGGTGGCGACGATGTGTTAGTCGACACGCAAACGACCGATGCCAATGGCGAATACGCCTTCGACCGTTTGATCGAAGGCGACTACTTCGTCGAACGGATTCTGCCCGCCGGCCTGATCGCCAAACCGGGTTCGGACGTGTCGGCGATGACTTCGATCACCGCTTCGGAAGCTTCGGGCGTCGACGCGGGTGTCCAGGTCGACGATTTCTCCGAAGGCAGCCAAAGCTTGGAAGCCGATGCCGGAACAACCAGCGACCAAGGCTTCTTCTCTGCTCCCGCCGGCAGCCAATCGATCCTGGGACGCGAACGCGACCTGATGCTGAACTACACCTCCGGATTCCGAGTGAACCTGGACGTCGACACCAACGCGGGCGTGTTGACCTACAGTTCAACCTCCGGTGCCTTCGGCGGCTACACCGTCGATTACGATGGCATCGATGGTTCCTCCTCTCTCGATGCGACGGGACTTGGCGGTGTCGACCTGACCAACGCCGGCAGCGCCGATCAATTGATGGTGATGATGGGAGCCGATATCGCTGGCGTTCCGATCACGATCACCGTCTACACCGACGCGGCAAACTTCTCGACGTTCTCGACAGTAGTTCCGGTCACCGCCGGTGGCGTCGCTTCGGACGAACTGCTGATCCCGATGACCGCGTTCGATACCAACCAGACGGGCACGGGAGCCGATTTCAGCAACGTCGGTGCGATTCGCGCCGAGATCAGCGGCGCGGCGGCGTTCGACAGCCAAGTCTCTGTGGTGGGAACCGTTGGCCAAACCAACAAGACCGTCGACTTCGCCTTGTACGAACCGTTGACGCTCGGCGATCTGGTCTGGGATGATCTGAACAACAACGGTCTCTTCGACTCAGCGACCGAATCGGGGATCGGAAACGTTGCCGTCAACCTCTACGAAGACACCGACGGAAACGGAGCGTTTACGCCCGGCACCGATCTCTTGGCCGACTCGACGACAACCAACGCTTCGGGCATTTATACGTTCACCAATCTGCTGCCGGGCGATTACATCGTCCAGCTTGCCGAATCGAACTTTGGCACCGGCGGAACGTTGAACAACTTTGTCTCCAGCAGCGGCGTTGCCGATCCAAACAACGACGTCAACGACGACGACAACGGGGAAGCGTTGGCAGGCTATGGAATCGTGTCGGCCGCGATCACCCTGCTGGCCAATTCCGAACCAAGCACCGATGGCGATGCCGACAACGACACCAACTTGTCGCTCGACTTCGGCGTTGTCTCGACGCTCGATATTCAGATCGTCAAATCGCTCAGCACCACAACTCCCAACGCAGTCGCGGGGGACGAACTGACCTACGTCCTGACAGTCACAAACGCTGGGCCGATCGACGGCACTGGCGTGACGGTCACCGACACGCTGCCGGCTTCGCTATCGATCGTCAGCGCGACGACCAGCCAGGGATCGGTCACATCCAACGGAAACGGACTGACCGCCAACTTGGGAGATCTGGCTAGTGGAGCGACGGCGACGATCACGGTCGTGACGACGTTGGCTGCATCGGCGACGGGAACGGTTTCGAACACCGCCAACGTGACTTCGAACGAAACCGATTCGGATCCCACCAACAACCAATCGACGGTCGTGAATACCATCTCACAGGAGACCGACCTGTCGATCACCAAGACCGACGTCGGCGACCCGACATCGCCGGGCAACACGATCGATTACACGTTGACGGTTACCAACAACGGGCCGTCCAACGCGACCGGCGTCGTCGTGACCGATAACCTACCGACCGGCGTGACCTTCGTCAGCGGAACCGGATCGCAGGGAACCGTCACAAACAACAACGGTGTGATCACTGCAAACGTCGGGAATCTCGCGTCGGGCAGCACCGCCACGGTATCGATTCGCGTGAGTGTTGCTTCGGGCACGACCGGAACGATCTCCAACCAGGCGACAGTGACGGGCAACGAAAACGATCCGATCACGAACAACAATAGCTCGTCGACCACAACCACGGTCCAACTGGCTAGTCTCAGCGGTTTCTCCTACGTTGATGCCGACAACGACGGAGTGTTCGACGCCGGTGAAACGCCGCTCGAAGGAACCACGGTTCAATTGATCGGCACCGATCTGTTAGGAGGCGTGGTCAGTCGAACCACGGTCACCGACGCCACCGGCGCCTACGCGTTCGACAATCTAAATCCCGGCACCTACCGTGTCGTCGAGACGCAACCGGCGGGCTACCGCGACGGCATCGTTACCGCCGGCACCGGTGCGGACAATAACGGTACCGCGGGCAGCGGCATGATCGACGGAATCGTTTTGGGAACCGGCGACGCTGCGGTGAACTTCAACTTCGGCGAACTGCTGGAAATGTCCAAACGCCGCTTCCTCGCCTCGTTCGTCAACGGACAATAG
- a CDS encoding dipeptide epimerase, producing MKLQWHRIELPLKDPFTIARGTMHHQQCLIVTLSHADVTGYGEVTCNRYYGHTYESLEASLQRIEGLLADCDAVHPSDLFERCQVVIPDDTFALSAVDAAAYDLYGKLHGVRTTETLGLSEPGEICSSYTLGIDSIDQMVRKYRAQPDWPIYKIKLGTPHDLDIVRALRRETEAVIRVDANCAWTPEQTITNSEALAELGVEFIEQPLPAEAPRAAQLDVFEHSRLPIIADESCRTEEDVQKCHGLFHGINIKLCKCGGLTPGSRMLRQARQLGMKTMVGCMIESTVGISAAAHLLPLLDYADLDGATLLAEDAADGVRIENGRVIFSSVPGSGIELLARSPR from the coding sequence GTGAAGCTGCAATGGCACCGGATCGAACTCCCTTTAAAAGATCCGTTTACGATCGCTCGCGGGACGATGCATCACCAACAGTGTTTGATCGTTACCCTCTCGCACGCGGATGTCACCGGCTATGGCGAGGTCACCTGCAATCGATATTACGGGCATACGTATGAGTCATTGGAGGCGTCGCTGCAGCGGATCGAGGGTCTACTGGCCGATTGCGACGCGGTCCATCCAAGCGATCTGTTCGAACGTTGCCAAGTTGTGATTCCCGACGACACGTTTGCGCTCTCAGCGGTCGATGCCGCCGCTTACGATCTCTACGGCAAACTGCATGGCGTTCGGACGACGGAGACGTTGGGGCTGTCAGAGCCCGGCGAAATTTGTTCCAGCTATACGTTGGGAATCGATTCGATCGACCAGATGGTGCGGAAGTATCGCGCCCAACCGGACTGGCCGATCTACAAGATCAAGCTCGGCACGCCACATGATCTGGATATCGTTCGCGCCTTGCGTCGGGAGACTGAAGCGGTGATTCGCGTCGATGCAAATTGCGCATGGACGCCCGAACAGACGATCACAAATTCCGAAGCGCTGGCGGAGTTGGGAGTCGAGTTTATCGAGCAACCGCTACCAGCCGAAGCGCCGCGAGCCGCACAGTTGGACGTTTTTGAGCACAGCCGGCTGCCGATCATTGCCGACGAAAGCTGTCGAACGGAAGAGGATGTTCAGAAGTGCCACGGTTTGTTTCATGGCATCAACATCAAGCTGTGCAAGTGTGGCGGACTGACACCGGGCAGTCGGATGTTGCGACAAGCCCGTCAGCTCGGGATGAAGACGATGGTCGGTTGCATGATCGAATCGACAGTCGGGATCTCGGCCGCCGCTCATCTGCTGCCGTTGTTGGACTATGCCGATCTCGACGGAGCGACACTGCTGGCCGAAGACGCCGCCGACGGCGTCCGGATCGAAAACGGACGCGTTATCTTCAGTTCCGTTCCCGGCAGTGGGATCGAGCTGCTCGCTCGATCTCCACGTTAG